Within Stigmatella aurantiaca, the genomic segment CCGTCTTCGTCATCCCGTAGTGGATCATCTCCGAGGGAATCTGCACCGCGGACTCGCTCGACACGAAGACGATGCGCCCCCAGTTCTGGGCCTTCATCTTCGGGAAGTAGAAGCGGCTCAGGCGCACCCCGCTCATCACGTTCGTCTCGAAGAAGCGGAACCAGTCCTCGTCCGGAATCTGCTCGAAGGGCTTGGGCTCGAAGATGCCGACGTTGTTCACCAGCACGTCCACGTGGGGGAACGCGCGCGTGACGGCCTCGGCGCCCTTGGCGGAGGAGAAGTCCGCGGCCACCCCGGACACCTGGGCCCCGGGAATGCTTTCCAGCACCTGCTCCCGGGCGCGCTTCACGCGCTCCTCGGTGCGCCCGTTCAGGATGACGTGCGCTCCCTCGCGTGCCAGTCCCACCGCCGCCGCCAGCCCGATGCCCGCGGTCGAGCCCGTCACCAGCGCCGTCCGTCCCGTCAGACTCAACTTCATGCTCATGGTTTTCTCTCCCGGTGGGGCGCCCCGTGCGCCCGAGGGCCGCCATCCTGGCCCCGAACCCGTGCGGGAGGGAGAGCATCGTGCGGGGGGCCCGATTATGGTGTGGCCACATGAACGATACGTTGAAGGAGCGCCTGGGGCTGTTGGGCCAGCATGGGTATGACCGGTCCCTGGTGGGCATGGAGGTCCTGGAGGCCGAAGGCGGCCGGGCCCGGGTGCGGCTGCCCGTGGAGGCCCCCGTGCAGAACATGGGCGGCGCGCTGCACGGCGGGGCGGTGGCGACCCTGGTGGATGTGGTGGGGACGCTGGCCATCATGACGGCGGACCGGGATGGGCGTCCCGGGGTATCCACGGATCTCAACGTGTCCTGGCTCTCGCCGGCCCCCGGGGGCTCCACCGTGCTGGTGGAGGCCACGGTGCTCAAGTCGGGGCGCACCCTGGCCTTCGTCCAGGTGGACGTCCGCCGGGAGCAGGATGGGGTGCTGGTGGCCCAGGGCCGGATGACGAAGTTCTTGAGCTGAGCGGACGATGCTCGTGGGAAGACTCATTCTCGTCACGTTGCTGAGCCTGTTGGGTTTCGTCCTCCTGCGCTGGCTGTGGCCGGGCCTGGTGCAGGGGCGGCGGAAGTGGGTGTTTTTCGGCCTCCTCGTCCTGGCCCTGGCGGCCTACCTGGTGCCCATGGCGCTCGGGCTCGGCTCACATGGGGACATTCCATACATTGGTGGGCCGCTGAAGCTGCTCTCCACGGTGTGGAGCGTCACGGTGCTCATCATGGTGGTGGTGGGCCTGCCCGTCGTCTTTCTGCGCTGGGTGCGCGAGCGCCGCCGGGCCCAGCCCCTGGAGGGCTCGGACGTGAGCCTGGAGCGCCGGGACTTGCTGGTGAACGCCGGGCGCGCCGTGCCCCTGCTGGCCGCGGGCACCAGCGCCGCTGGCGTGCTGAACGGCATGGCGGGCTTTGTGGTCCGCGAGGTGGAGGTGCGCCTGGCGAACCTGCCGGCCGCCCTGGAGGGCTTCCGCATCGGTCAAATCACCGACGTGCACGTGGGGCCCTTCATCACCCCGGGGTACCTGCGGGGGGCCGTGGCGGCGATGAACGCGGCGAACGTGCACCTGCAGGTGATGACGGGGGATCTGATCGATGATCTCACCCAGCTCGACGAGACGATGGAGGCGCTCGGCGAGGCCCGCGCGCCGCACGGCATGCTGGCGGTGCTCGGCAACCACGAGCACTTCCGGGGGCTGGGGCCCATCGTCCGGGCCTATGCGGGGCTGCAGAAGCGGGGCGCTCCGGTGCGGCTGCTCGTGGACTCGGCGCACGTGTTCGAGCACGAGGGCCAGCGCATACGCGTGGTGGGGGTGGACTATCCGCTGGGCCGTGGCATGGGGGCGCGCACCTCGCTCATGGAGGCCTCGGCGGAGAAGGCCTTCCAGGGCACCTCCCCCGAGGAGGTGGTGCTCTGTTTGACGCACCACCCGTCCTTCTTCCCCTATGCCGCCGCGCGCGGTGCCCGGCTCACGCTCGCGGGCCACACGCACGGGGGCCAGGTCGCCTTCTTTGGCATGCCGCTGTTCTGGTTCGTCTTCGAGTTCATGTTCGGGGGGTACCGGAAGAAGGACAACTACCTGTACGTGTCCGGGGGCACGGGGCACTGGCTGCCGTTCCGGATGGGGATTCCTCCCGAGGTGACGGTCCTCACGCTGCGCGGCAAGTAGGCCATGCCCGAGGCCTGGTACGACGCGGTGGTGGTGGGCGCGGGGTTCGGGGGCATGGCCACCGCGCTCGAGCTCGCACAGCAGGGCGCGCGCGTGGTGCTGTGCGAGGCGCTCAACTACCCGGGGGGCTGCGCCAGCACGTTCCAGCGCCAGGGATATGGCTTCGAGGCCGGTGCCACGCTGTTCTCCGGGCTGGCCGAGGCGCAGCTCTTCGGCCAGTGGATCCACCGGCATGGGCTGGCGGTGGAAGTGGACTGGTTGGATCCCCTCGTGGAACTGCGCACCCCGGGTATGGCGCTGCGGGTGCACCGGGACCGCGCTCGCTTCCTGGACGCGCTGTGTGCCTTGCCCGGAGCGCCCGCGAAGGGCATCCAGGGCTTCTTCGCGTATCAGCGCCAGGTGGCCGATGCGCTGTGGGCCCTGTTCGATGAGCCGGCGTTGCTGCCCCCGCTGGATGTCCGCGCGCTGGTGCGCCACGCGGCGCGGGTGCCCCGGTATGTGCCGCTCCTGCGCTGGCTGGGGCGGCCCCTGGAGCGGGTGCTGGAGCACTTCGGGCTCGCGCGGTTCGCGCCCTTGCGGACGTACCTGAACGGCCTGTGTCAGATCACCGTCCAGTGCAGCGCCGCCGAGGCGGAGACGCCCATCGCCCTGGCGGCCATGGACTATTACTGGCGGGGCACGGGGCACGTGCGGGGCGGGGTGGGGCGCCTGGGCGAGGCGCTGCTGGAGGCCTTCACCCGCTCAGGGGGCGAGGTGCGGCTGGCCAACCGGGTCAAGGCGCTGGTGCCGGGGCCGGACGGGTGGCGGGTGGCGACGCGCCAGGGCGAGCTGCGGGCCCGGCACGTGGCCGCCAACGTCCTGCCGCAGGGCCTGCTGCGCCTGCTGGACCTGCCGCCCGGGCGGCTGCCACGGCTGGACCGCCTGGCGGGGCACGTGGCGGAGGGGTGGGGCGCGGCCATGCTGTACCGGGTGGTTCGTGCGCCGGAGGGCCGGAGCCTTTCGCCTTGCCACCTGGAGCTCGTCCAGGACGAGGCCCTGCCGTTCCAGGAGGGCAACCACCTGTTCGTCTCCGCCAGCGGGGCGGAGGACGTGGGGCGTGCGCCCGAGGGGTTCCGCACGCTCACCGTGTCGACCCACGTCCCCCTGCGGGCGCTCCGGGAGCGCTCCCCGGAGGAGCAGGCCCGCTACGTGGAGGGCATCCAGTCCCGGATGCGGGAGGGGCTCGCGCGGCTGGCGCCGGAGTGGTCGGAGGAGGTGCGGCGGGAGATGCCGGCCTCGCCCCGCACCTTCGAGCGGTTCACGCGCAGGGAGGGCGGCGCGGTGGGCGGCGTGCCCCGGCGCGCGGGGCTGGGCCACTACCGCGAGCTGGGGCCCCGGCCGGTGATGAAGGGGCTCTGGCTCGTGGGCGACTCTGTCTTCCCGGGGCAGAGCACCCTGGCCACGGCGCTGGGCGGTGTCCGGACCGCGGCCCGCATCGCCGCGGGTCTCTAGGGACGGTGCCTTCGCTTCACACGAGGGGCGAGGGCTCGCCGGCCTCGAGCTGGAGGGTCTCCGCCGCCCGCGCATCCCGGGGGACGCCAAAGCGCTGACGGGAGCAGGCAAGGAGCTGGTCCGCGTAGAGGCTGTCCCCGAGCGCGGCTTGAAGCTGCCCATGGCTCACGAACAGCCGTGCCTGCTCATCCACCAGCCGGGCGAGGATCCGGGCCTGCTCGGGGTGGGAGAAGAGGCCCACCACCGAGGCCGCATCGAAGCGCGTCAGCGTGTCGAACTCCATGCCCAGCGTGGCCACGCAGGCCTCGCGGATGCTCCGCAGCCCCGCCTCCAGGGACGTTCCCTCCCGGGCGCGGGAGAGCACCGAGGTGAACCGGCCAAGCTCCTGGACAGCCTGGAGGATGAAGGCGTGACGCAACACGGGCATGCCTCAAGCCATAGCATTTCCCAGCGTCTGAGACCTCCCGATGGGCCTGGTTGCTCCCCATCTCCGGGAGGGGGCAGCCGGGGGGAGGCTTCAGCGCGTCTTCGCGCGCATCTCCTCCCAGATGGGGCGGTAGTCGTAGGTGGGGTAGAACTCGGTGCGGAACCCGCCCCAGGCGCCCTTCTCGATGGCGAGGTTCACCGCGCGCAGCTTGCTGGGCGGCAGCCGCAGCGTGACGACCTGGCCCACGCCCATCATCACGTACCAGGAGACCACCTCCACGCCCTCGGGCGGGAAGCTCTTGCGGAAGCCGGTGCGCTCCAGGTGAGCGTTGATCTCATCCACCGTTTTGCCCTGGTCGTGCCGTAGGAAGATGGTGAGCAACAGCATGTCTCCGGCCGCGGGGGCGGGCTTCGGCGTGGGGGCCTGGGCGTGGCTGGGCAACGCGAGGACGAGGCAGAACAGTGCGGTGACCACCGCGCGGCTGAACGGGACAGGGGACGGGGGGCTCATGAGCAGTCAGAAGCAGAGGATTGAACTGCGCGCCAGAGGATTCAGTCTGCCAGAAGGGTTGACGGTCTTTTCACGATTTACCTAGCTAGTGCTAGGTCGACGGTATCGCGTGGGCTAAGGAGGGGCCGCTTGTCGCGCGTCAGGACCGAGGGGATCGAATGCAGAGCAGTCAAGGATGGCTGAGGAAGACGTGGAGCGTGTGGCTTGGGCTTTGGCTGGCCGTTGGCTGTGGGCAGGCCACGGTGGAGACAGAGGCGCGGGCGTTGCGTCTTTCGCCTCTCTGGGGTGCTCAGGCGAGGTCCCGTGTCGCCGCAGGGAATGAACATTCCTTGGCGGTGCGTCCAGACGGCACGGTGTGGGCTGTGGGGTACAACGGAAACGGCCAGTTGGGGGATGGCACCATGAGTGACCGCCCGGTGCCTGTGGCGGTGCAAGGCGTGGGCGGGGTGGTGGCGGTGGCGGCGGGTGATGCCCACTCGCTGGCGTTGCGCTCGGACGGCACGGTGTGGGCCTGGGGGTACAACGGAAGCGGCCAGCTGGGGGATGACACCACGAGCCAAAGCCTGGTGCCTGTGGCGGTGCAAGGCCTGAGCGGGGTGGAGGCCGTGGCGGCGGGTTCCTTCCACTCGTTGGTGGTGCGATCGGACGGCACGGTGTGGACGTGGGGGGACAACTACTACGGCCAGGTGGGGGATGACACCACGAGATGGCGCACGGTGCCTGTGGCGGTGACAGGGTTAAGTGGGGTGGTGGCGGTGGCGGCGGGTTCCTTCCACTCGCTGGCGTTGCGCTCGGACGGCACGGTGTGGGCCTGGGGAGCCAACTACTATGGCCAGTTGGGGGATGGCACCACGACGAGCCGACGCCCGGTGCCTGAGGTGGTGCAGGGCTTGGACGGGGTGGTGGCGGTGGCGGCGGGCGACTCTCATTCGCTGGCGTTGCGCTCGGACGGCACCGTGTGGGCTTGGGGGCACAACGGAAGCGGCCAGTTGGGGGATGGCACCACGAACGGGCGCCCGGTGCCCATGGCGGTGCCAGGCCTGAGCGGGGTGATGGCGGTGGCGGCGGGCTACTCCCACTCGCTGGCGTTGCGCTCGGATGGCACCGTGTGGGCTTGGGGGAACAACGGAAGCGGCCAGTTGGGAGATGGCACCATGAGTGACCGCCAGGTGCCAGTGGTGGTGCAAGGCGTGAGCGGAGGGGGGGCCGTGGCGGCGGGCGACTCCCACTCGTTGATGGTGCGCCCGGACGGCACGGTGTGGGCCTGGGGGTTCAACGGAAGCGGCCAGTTGGGGAGCGGCACGACGAGTCGGCGCCCGGTACCTGTGGCGGTGCAAGGCCTGAGCGGGGTGGAGGCCATGGCGGCGGGCGACTCTCACTCGCTGGCGTTGCGCTCGGACGGCACCGTGTGGACCTGGGGGGACAACGCCTATGGCCAGTTGGGGGATGGCACCACGAGCCGGCGCCAGGTGCCAGGGGTGGTGCAAGGCGTGAGCGGGGTGGTGGCGGTGGCGGTGGGCTCCTTCCACTCGCTGGCGTTGCGCTCGGACGGCACGGTGTGGGCCTGGGGGTACAACCCTTACAGCCAATTGGGGGATGGCACCACGAGCCAACGCTCGGTGCCTGGGGTGGTGCCAGGCGTGAGCGGGGTGGAGGCCGTGGCGGCAGGCGATTCCCACTCGCTGGCGTTGCGCTCGGACGGCACCGTGTGGGCTTGGGGGAACAACTATTACGGCCAGCTGGGGGATGGCACGACGAGTCGGCGCCCGGTGCCCGTGGCGGTGCCAGGCCTGAGCGGAGTGGTGGCCGTGGTGGCGGGCGACTCCCACTCGCTGGCGTTGCGCTCGGATGGCACCGTGTGGGCTTGGGGGAACAACGGAAGCGGCCAGTTGGGGGATGGCTCCACGACTCGACGCACGGTGCCTGTAGCGGTGCAAGGCGTGAGCGGGGTGGTGGCTGTGGCGGCGGGTTCCTTCCACTCACTGGCGTTGCGCTCGGACGGCACCGTGTGGACCTGGGGGTACAACAGAGACGGCCAGTTGGGGGATGGCACCACGAGTCAACGCAAGGTGCCTGTGGCGGTGCAAGGCGTGAGCGGGGGGGTGGCCGTGGCGGCGGGTGACTCCCACTCGTTGGTGGTGCGCTCGGACGGCACCGTGTGGGCTTGGGGGAACAACGGAGACGGCCAGTTGGGGGATGGCACCACGACGAGCCGACGCACGGTGCCTGTGGCGGTGCAAGGCGTGAGCGGAGGGAGGGCCGTGGCGGCGGGCGACTCCCACTCGCTGATGGTGCGCTCGGACGGCACCCTGTGGGGGTGGGGGGACAACGGAAACGGCCAGGTTGGCGATGGCGGGCCTACAAACTACGCACACACTCCCGTTCTCTCCTTGCTGTATTGAAAGAGGGCCTCTCCGGTCATGAGTTCGCAGGTGACCTCACGCTGCTTCCTGGCGCTTGAGCGTCACCTGCACCGCAGAGTTAGAGTGAGGCATGTTCGGCAAGAAAGAGCCGCCCTCCCGCTCCCAGCTCATCGCCGAGGCGGATCGCGCCCGGGCCCGGGGCAAGCTCAAGCGGGCCATTCAGGGCTACCGCCAGGCGCTGGCGCTGGAGCCAAAGGACCCCGCCGTCCACGTCAAGCTGGCCCCCCTGCTGGCCCGGACGAAGGAGCCCGAGGCGGCGCTCCAGAGCTTTCGCGAGGCGGCCCAGGGCCATCTGGACAAGGGCTTCGCAGACAAGGCCCTGGCCGTCTACACCCAGGCGGCGGAGACGTTCCCCGCCCAGACCGGGCTCTGGCAGCAGGTGGCGCGGATGAACGTGGAGCGGGGGCGCCGCGCCGACGCGGTCCGCATCCTCCTGCGCGGCCGCTTCTCCCTGCGGCGCAGGAACGAGCGCGCGGAGGCCATCATCCTGTTGAAGGAAGTCCTGGCGTTGGAGCCCACGCTCTTCACCCCCCGGTTGGATCTGGCGCGGCTGCTGGCCCAGCGGCACTCGCGGGCCGAGGCGATGGCGCTGCTGGAGCCCATGGAGAAGGCCCTGACGGGGCCCCAGCTCCGTCAGGTGCGCTGGACGATGCTGCGCGTCGCCCCGGGGGTGGGCGCCGGGTGGCGGTGGCTTCGCGCCGCCGTGGTGGGCCGCTGAGCAAGCTGGCCGGGGAGGGACAGCGCTGCGCGGGTCTGCTAGAGGGCCTGCGGCGAGAGCGCGCCGCGGACTTCCTCCAGCGCCGGGTCTCCATCGCCGAGGTCTCTTTTCTCCTGGGCGATGGTGAGCCCAGCGTTTTTCACCGGGCGCTCAAACGGTGGTGGGGCGTGAGTCCAGAAACATTTCGGCAGCGGCACGCCGCCGATCCCCATACAAGGTGAACCCATGCGTTACTTCGAGGATTTTCAGGTCGGCCAGGTCCACGAGGCCGGGCCACACAAGGTGACGCGCGAGGAGATCCTCGCGTTCGCGCAACAGTATGATCCGCAATCCTTCCACCTGGATGACGAGGCGGGGCGCCGCACCATCTATGGCGGCATCATCGCCAGCGGCTGGCACACCGCGGCCATCAGCCACCGCCTGCTGGTGGACTGTATCCTGAAGGATTCGGCGGGCCTGGGCTCGCCCGGCGTGGACGAGCTGCGGTGGATCCGCCCCGTGCGGCCCGATGACGCGCTGTCCCTGCGGGTCGAGGTGGTGGAGCTCATCCCGTCGCGGACCAAGCGCGACCGGGGCGCCATCCGGTGCCGGATGGAGCTGCGCAACCAGCAGGGTGAGGGGGTGATGACCCTGAACGCCATCTCCATGTTCTCGCGCCGCGAAGCCTCCATTGAGTAGGGCCGCAGCCTCTGGCTACAGTACGCGCGGATCAAACCCCAAGGAGGAATGCGGATGCTGAACCTCAAGCCGTGGGCTGTGGGCGTGGTGCTGGCGGCGGCGGGGCATTCCCTGGCCGCCCCCCCGAAGCAGCTCGGCAAGCCGGAAGGCCGCCTCGACATCATCGCGTGGCCCGGCTACGTGGAGCGCGGAGAGACCGACAAGAAGTACGACTGGGTCACCGCCTTCGAGAAGGACACCGGCTGCAAGGTCAACGTGAAGACCGCCGCCACCTCGGACGAGATGGTGAGCCTCATGAACCAGGGCGGGTATGACCTGGTCACCGCCTCGGGCGACGCGAGCCTGCGCCTGGTGCACGGCAAGAAGGTGCAGGAGGTGAACCCCGAACTCATCCCCTCGTGGAAGACGGTGGACGCGCGGCTGAAGAGCGCGCCCTGGCACACGGTGGACGGCAAGCACTACGGCGTGCCCTACCAGTGGGGCCCCAACGTGCTCATGTACAACACCCAGGTGTTCAAGGAGGCGCCCACCTCCTGGTCCGTGGTGTTCGAGCCGCAGAACCTGCCGGACGGCAAGCCCAACAAGGGCCGCGTCCAGGCCTATGACGGCCCCATCTACATCGCCGATGCGGCGCTGTACCTGGCCAAGAAGAAGCCGGAGCTGGGCATCAAGGATCCGTACGAGCTCAACGCCCAGCAGTACGCCGCGGCGCTGGCGCTGCTGCGCGGCCAGAAGGCGCTCACCCACCGGTACTGGCACGACGTCACCGTGCAGATGAACGACTTCAAGAACGAGGGCGTCGCCGTCTCCAGCGCCTGGCCCTACCAGGTCAACGCGCTCAAGGCGGAGAAGAAGCCCGTCGATTCCACCATTCCCGCCGAGGGCTCTACGGGGTGGGCGGACACCACCATGATGCACGCGAGCGCCGCACACCCGGTGTGCGCGTACAAGTGGCTGGAGTGGTCGCTCAACCCGAAGCTCCAGTCGGCGCTGGCTGAGTGGTTCGGCTCCAACCCGGTGGTGCCCGAGGCCTGCCAGACGGCGGCCCCGGGGGGCACGCCGTTCTGTCAGAAGAACGGCTTCGAGCGCTTTGGCGAGGTGAAGTTCTGGAAGACGCCCGTCGCCAAGTGCGCCAGCCAGGGCACGTGCGTGCCCTACAGCAAGTGGACGCAGGACTACAT encodes:
- a CDS encoding SDR family NAD(P)-dependent oxidoreductase, whose amino-acid sequence is MKLSLTGRTALVTGSTAGIGLAAAVGLAREGAHVILNGRTEERVKRAREQVLESIPGAQVSGVAADFSSAKGAEAVTRAFPHVDVLVNNVGIFEPKPFEQIPDEDWFRFFETNVMSGVRLSRFYFPKMKAQNWGRIVFVSSESAVQIPSEMIHYGMTKTAQVAVARGMAELTVGTGVTVNTVLPGPTSSEGVAQFVAELGKSQGVDAKQAERDFFTHARPTSLLKRFILPEEVANLIVYVCSPHASATNGASLRVDGGVVRAIL
- a CDS encoding PaaI family thioesterase, whose translation is MNDTLKERLGLLGQHGYDRSLVGMEVLEAEGGRARVRLPVEAPVQNMGGALHGGAVATLVDVVGTLAIMTADRDGRPGVSTDLNVSWLSPAPGGSTVLVEATVLKSGRTLAFVQVDVRREQDGVLVAQGRMTKFLS
- a CDS encoding metallophosphoesterase; amino-acid sequence: MLVGRLILVTLLSLLGFVLLRWLWPGLVQGRRKWVFFGLLVLALAAYLVPMALGLGSHGDIPYIGGPLKLLSTVWSVTVLIMVVVGLPVVFLRWVRERRRAQPLEGSDVSLERRDLLVNAGRAVPLLAAGTSAAGVLNGMAGFVVREVEVRLANLPAALEGFRIGQITDVHVGPFITPGYLRGAVAAMNAANVHLQVMTGDLIDDLTQLDETMEALGEARAPHGMLAVLGNHEHFRGLGPIVRAYAGLQKRGAPVRLLVDSAHVFEHEGQRIRVVGVDYPLGRGMGARTSLMEASAEKAFQGTSPEEVVLCLTHHPSFFPYAAARGARLTLAGHTHGGQVAFFGMPLFWFVFEFMFGGYRKKDNYLYVSGGTGHWLPFRMGIPPEVTVLTLRGK
- a CDS encoding phytoene desaturase family protein, with product MPEAWYDAVVVGAGFGGMATALELAQQGARVVLCEALNYPGGCASTFQRQGYGFEAGATLFSGLAEAQLFGQWIHRHGLAVEVDWLDPLVELRTPGMALRVHRDRARFLDALCALPGAPAKGIQGFFAYQRQVADALWALFDEPALLPPLDVRALVRHAARVPRYVPLLRWLGRPLERVLEHFGLARFAPLRTYLNGLCQITVQCSAAEAETPIALAAMDYYWRGTGHVRGGVGRLGEALLEAFTRSGGEVRLANRVKALVPGPDGWRVATRQGELRARHVAANVLPQGLLRLLDLPPGRLPRLDRLAGHVAEGWGAAMLYRVVRAPEGRSLSPCHLELVQDEALPFQEGNHLFVSASGAEDVGRAPEGFRTLTVSTHVPLRALRERSPEEQARYVEGIQSRMREGLARLAPEWSEEVRREMPASPRTFERFTRREGGAVGGVPRRAGLGHYRELGPRPVMKGLWLVGDSVFPGQSTLATALGGVRTAARIAAGL
- a CDS encoding RCC1 repeat-containing protein, which encodes MQSSQGWLRKTWSVWLGLWLAVGCGQATVETEARALRLSPLWGAQARSRVAAGNEHSLAVRPDGTVWAVGYNGNGQLGDGTMSDRPVPVAVQGVGGVVAVAAGDAHSLALRSDGTVWAWGYNGSGQLGDDTTSQSLVPVAVQGLSGVEAVAAGSFHSLVVRSDGTVWTWGDNYYGQVGDDTTRWRTVPVAVTGLSGVVAVAAGSFHSLALRSDGTVWAWGANYYGQLGDGTTTSRRPVPEVVQGLDGVVAVAAGDSHSLALRSDGTVWAWGHNGSGQLGDGTTNGRPVPMAVPGLSGVMAVAAGYSHSLALRSDGTVWAWGNNGSGQLGDGTMSDRQVPVVVQGVSGGGAVAAGDSHSLMVRPDGTVWAWGFNGSGQLGSGTTSRRPVPVAVQGLSGVEAMAAGDSHSLALRSDGTVWTWGDNAYGQLGDGTTSRRQVPGVVQGVSGVVAVAVGSFHSLALRSDGTVWAWGYNPYSQLGDGTTSQRSVPGVVPGVSGVEAVAAGDSHSLALRSDGTVWAWGNNYYGQLGDGTTSRRPVPVAVPGLSGVVAVVAGDSHSLALRSDGTVWAWGNNGSGQLGDGSTTRRTVPVAVQGVSGVVAVAAGSFHSLALRSDGTVWTWGYNRDGQLGDGTTSQRKVPVAVQGVSGGVAVAAGDSHSLVVRSDGTVWAWGNNGDGQLGDGTTTSRRTVPVAVQGVSGGRAVAAGDSHSLMVRSDGTLWGWGDNGNGQVGDGGPTNYAHTPVLSLLY
- a CDS encoding tetratricopeptide repeat protein, translating into MFGKKEPPSRSQLIAEADRARARGKLKRAIQGYRQALALEPKDPAVHVKLAPLLARTKEPEAALQSFREAAQGHLDKGFADKALAVYTQAAETFPAQTGLWQQVARMNVERGRRADAVRILLRGRFSLRRRNERAEAIILLKEVLALEPTLFTPRLDLARLLAQRHSRAEAMALLEPMEKALTGPQLRQVRWTMLRVAPGVGAGWRWLRAAVVGR
- a CDS encoding MaoC family dehydratase; translated protein: MRYFEDFQVGQVHEAGPHKVTREEILAFAQQYDPQSFHLDDEAGRRTIYGGIIASGWHTAAISHRLLVDCILKDSAGLGSPGVDELRWIRPVRPDDALSLRVEVVELIPSRTKRDRGAIRCRMELRNQQGEGVMTLNAISMFSRREASIE
- a CDS encoding ABC transporter substrate-binding protein gives rise to the protein MLNLKPWAVGVVLAAAGHSLAAPPKQLGKPEGRLDIIAWPGYVERGETDKKYDWVTAFEKDTGCKVNVKTAATSDEMVSLMNQGGYDLVTASGDASLRLVHGKKVQEVNPELIPSWKTVDARLKSAPWHTVDGKHYGVPYQWGPNVLMYNTQVFKEAPTSWSVVFEPQNLPDGKPNKGRVQAYDGPIYIADAALYLAKKKPELGIKDPYELNAQQYAAALALLRGQKALTHRYWHDVTVQMNDFKNEGVAVSSAWPYQVNALKAEKKPVDSTIPAEGSTGWADTTMMHASAAHPVCAYKWLEWSLNPKLQSALAEWFGSNPVVPEACQTAAPGGTPFCQKNGFERFGEVKFWKTPVAKCASQGTCVPYSKWTQDYIAIMGGR